Proteins encoded within one genomic window of Agelaius phoeniceus isolate bAgePho1 chromosome 9, bAgePho1.hap1, whole genome shotgun sequence:
- the EIF3F gene encoding eukaryotic translation initiation factor 3 subunit F — protein sequence MKDPASLSCKMAATAPSAAPPAAAPPQSPTAAPPAPAGSAPPAAAPTPPAAPAPPPAAPLSAALSGPFPGGRVVRLHPVVLASIVDSFERRNEGAARVIGTLLGTVDKHSVEVTNCFSVPHNESEDEVAVDMEFAKNMYELHKKVSPSEIILGWYATGHDITEHSVLIHEYYSREAHNPIHLTVDTSLQNSRMSIKAYVSAPMGVPGKTMGVMFTPLTVKYVYYDTERIGVDLIMKTCFSPNRVIGLSSDLQQVGSASARIQDTLTMVLQYAEDVLSGKVAADNTVGRFLMDLINQVPKISPEDFETMLNSNINDLLMVTYLANLTQSQIALNEKLLSL from the exons ATGAAGGACCCAGCCTCTCTCTCTTGCAAAATGGCGGCTACAGCTCCCAGTGCGGCTCCTCCAGCGGCCGCTCCGCCGCAGAGTCCGACGGCGGCTCCCCCCGCCCCGGCGGGGAGCGCTCCCCCCGCAGCCGCGCCGACTCCGCCGGCCGCGCCGGCCCCGCCACCCGCCGCGCCACTGTCAGCTGCGCTCTCGGGCCCCTTCCCCGGCGGCCGCGTGGTGCGGCTCCACCCGGTTGTGCTCGCCTCCATCGTGGACAGCTTCGAGCGGCGCAACGAGGGCGCAGCGCGGGTGATCGGGACGCTGCTGG GCACCGTGGACAAGCACTCGGTGGAGGTCACCAACTGCTTCTCCGTCCCGCACAACGAGTCCGAGGATGAG GTCGCTGTGGATATGGAATTTGCCAAAAACATGTATGAGCTGCACAAGAAAGTGTCTCCTAGCGAGATTATCTTGGGCTG GTATGCAACAGGGCATGACATCACGGAGCACTCAGTCCTGATCCATGAGTATTACAGCCGGGAAGCTCACAATCCAATCCACCTCACCGTGGACACGAGTCTCCAGAATTCACGCATGAGCATCAAAGCCTATGTCAG tgcCCCAATGGGAGTCCCTGGTAAAACCATGGGCGTGATGTTCACACCACTAACAGTGAAATACGTTTATTATGATACAGAGCGGATAGGAG TGGATCTTATCATGAAGACCTGCTTTAGCCCCAACAGAGTGATTGGCTTGTCCAGTGACTTGCAGCAGGTGGGGTCGGCCTCAGCCAGGATCCAGGACACCCTGACCATGGTGCTGCAGTACGCTGAGGACGTGCTG tCTGGCAAAGTGGCTGCTGACAACACTGTCGGGCGCTTCCTGATGGATCTTATTAACCAGGTGCCAAAGATTTCACCAGAGGACTTTGAGACCATGTTGAACAGCAATATCAAT GACCTACTGATGGTAACCTACTTGGCAAATCTCACACAGTCACAGATTGCTCTCAATGAAAAACTTCTGAGTTTATAA
- the ANXA7 gene encoding annexin A7 isoform X1, producing MSYPGYPPSDGYPAFPGYPPTGQESVYPPAGQYAYPAVPGGFPPSGGGTYPAAPPNAGFPGAAGYPAPGGYPASGGFPGAPQAGGMPPYPGGPGFAVPPTGPGFGGYPQQPPAQSYAGGGQAQIPGFPGGQVPSPMPGLPAAVVQCTQGTIQAAPNFDAGRDAEILRKAMKGFGTDEQAIINVVANRSNDQRQKIKAAFKTMYGKDLIKDLKSELSGNVEELILALFMPSTYYDAWSLRHAMKGAGTQESVLIEILCTRTNQEIREIVNCYKSEFGRDIEQDIRSDTSGHFERLLISMCQGNRDENQTVDYQKAQEDAQRLYQAGEGKLGTDESCFNMVLASRSFPQLKATVEAYSRIANRDLLSSIDREFSGNVERGLKTIVQCALNRPAFFAERLYYSMKGAGTDDSTLIRIVVTRSEVRNSLLCTSHMQQKTIYLNQLVTQSSFHRCKIMYCMKLLWGSHLDACVN from the exons aTGTCATACCCAGGTTATCCCCCTTCTGATGGCTACCCTGCTTTCCCAGGTTACCCT CCAACAGGACAGGAGTCTGTCTATCCACCAGCTGGTCAGTATGCCTATCCTGCTGTTCCTGGAGGATTCCCTCCATCAGGAGGAGGGACCTATCCTGCAGCACCACCAAATGCTGGGTttccaggggcagcagggtATCCCGCCCCAGGGGGCTACCCCGCTTCGGGGGGCTTCCCtggagctccccaggctggaggaATGCCACCTTACCCTGGAG GCCCTGGCTTTGCTGTGCCTCCCACTGGGCCTGGCTTTGGTGGCTAtccacagcagcctcctgccCAAAGCTATGCTGGAGGTGGACAAGCACAAATTCCAG GATTTCCTGGTGGACAAGTACCATCCCCAATGCCTGGTCTG CCTGCTGCAGTGGTTCAGTGTACCCAGGGTACAATTCAAGCTGCTCCAAACTTCGATGCTGGAAGGGATGCAGAAATCCTACGCAAAGCTATGAAGGGTTTTG GAACTGATGAGCAGGCCATCATAAATGTTGTTGCTAACCGCTCCAATGATCAAAGGCAAAAAATCAAGGCAGCTTTCAAGACTATGTATGGCAAG GATTTAATTAAAGATCTGAAGTCTGAGTTAAGTGGTAACGTGGAAGAATTGATTCTAGCCCTCTTCATGCCTAGTACCTACTATGATGCCTGGAGTTTACGTCATGCAATGAAG ggagcaggcacTCAGGAGAGTGTGCTGATTGAGATCCTTTGCACAAGGACAAACCAGGAGATTCGCGAAATAGTCAACTGCTATAAATCAGAATTTGGAAGGGACATTGAACAAGACATCAGATCAGACACTTCGGGACACTTTGAACGACTACTTATATCTATGTGCCAA GGTAATCGTGATGAGAATCAAACTGTGGATTATCAAAAAGCTCAAGAAGATGCTCAGCGTCTGTACCAAGCTGGTGAAGGAAAACTTGGGACTGATGAATCTTGCTTTAATATGGTTCTGGCAAGCAGAAGTTTTCCCCAGCTGAAAGCAACAGTTGAGGCATACTCCAGG ATTGCTAATCGTGATTTATTAAGCAGCATTGATCGAGAATTTTCTGGAAATGTGGAACGTGGTTTGAAGACTATTG TGCAATGTGCTTTAAATCGCCCAGCCTTTTTTGCAGAAAGACTTTATTATTCTATGAAAGGAGCTGGCACAGATGATTCTACCCTCATCAGAATTGTAGTCACTCGCAGTGAGGTAAGAAATTCTCTCCTGTGTACCAGTCATATGCAGCAGAAAACCATCTACCTAAACCAGCTTGTCACTCAGTCCTCCTTTCACAGGTGTAAAATCATGTACTGCATGAAACTTTTATGGGGCTCACATTTAGATGCATGTGTTAATTAG
- the ANXA7 gene encoding annexin A7 isoform X2 has translation MSYPGYPPSDGYPAFPGYPPTGQESVYPPAGQYAYPAVPGGFPPSGGGTYPAAPPNAGFPGAAGYPAPGGYPASGGFPGAPQAGGMPPYPGGPGFAVPPTGPGFGGYPQQPPAQSYAGGGQAQIPGFPGGQVPSPMPGLPAAVVQCTQGTIQAAPNFDAGRDAEILRKAMKGFGTDEQAIINVVANRSNDQRQKIKAAFKTMYGKDLIKDLKSELSGNVEELILALFMPSTYYDAWSLRHAMKGAGTQESVLIEILCTRTNQEIREIVNCYKSEFGRDIEQDIRSDTSGHFERLLISMCQGNRDENQTVDYQKAQEDAQRLYQAGEGKLGTDESCFNMVLASRSFPQLKATVEAYSRIANRDLLSSIDREFSGNVERGLKTIVQCALNRPAFFAERLYYSMKGAGTDDSTLIRIVVTRSEIDLVQIKQMFTQMYQKTLATMIASDTSGDYRKLLLAIVGQ, from the exons aTGTCATACCCAGGTTATCCCCCTTCTGATGGCTACCCTGCTTTCCCAGGTTACCCT CCAACAGGACAGGAGTCTGTCTATCCACCAGCTGGTCAGTATGCCTATCCTGCTGTTCCTGGAGGATTCCCTCCATCAGGAGGAGGGACCTATCCTGCAGCACCACCAAATGCTGGGTttccaggggcagcagggtATCCCGCCCCAGGGGGCTACCCCGCTTCGGGGGGCTTCCCtggagctccccaggctggaggaATGCCACCTTACCCTGGAG GCCCTGGCTTTGCTGTGCCTCCCACTGGGCCTGGCTTTGGTGGCTAtccacagcagcctcctgccCAAAGCTATGCTGGAGGTGGACAAGCACAAATTCCAG GATTTCCTGGTGGACAAGTACCATCCCCAATGCCTGGTCTG CCTGCTGCAGTGGTTCAGTGTACCCAGGGTACAATTCAAGCTGCTCCAAACTTCGATGCTGGAAGGGATGCAGAAATCCTACGCAAAGCTATGAAGGGTTTTG GAACTGATGAGCAGGCCATCATAAATGTTGTTGCTAACCGCTCCAATGATCAAAGGCAAAAAATCAAGGCAGCTTTCAAGACTATGTATGGCAAG GATTTAATTAAAGATCTGAAGTCTGAGTTAAGTGGTAACGTGGAAGAATTGATTCTAGCCCTCTTCATGCCTAGTACCTACTATGATGCCTGGAGTTTACGTCATGCAATGAAG ggagcaggcacTCAGGAGAGTGTGCTGATTGAGATCCTTTGCACAAGGACAAACCAGGAGATTCGCGAAATAGTCAACTGCTATAAATCAGAATTTGGAAGGGACATTGAACAAGACATCAGATCAGACACTTCGGGACACTTTGAACGACTACTTATATCTATGTGCCAA GGTAATCGTGATGAGAATCAAACTGTGGATTATCAAAAAGCTCAAGAAGATGCTCAGCGTCTGTACCAAGCTGGTGAAGGAAAACTTGGGACTGATGAATCTTGCTTTAATATGGTTCTGGCAAGCAGAAGTTTTCCCCAGCTGAAAGCAACAGTTGAGGCATACTCCAGG ATTGCTAATCGTGATTTATTAAGCAGCATTGATCGAGAATTTTCTGGAAATGTGGAACGTGGTTTGAAGACTATTG TGCAATGTGCTTTAAATCGCCCAGCCTTTTTTGCAGAAAGACTTTATTATTCTATGAAAGGAGCTGGCACAGATGATTCTACCCTCATCAGAATTGTAGTCACTCGCAGTGAG ATTGACCTTGTGCAAATTAAACAGATGTTCACACAGATGTATCAGAAGACACTGGCTACAATGATAGCAAGTGATACGAGCGGTGATTACCGGAAGTTGCTGCTGGCAATTGTTGGGCAATAG
- the ANXA7 gene encoding annexin A7 isoform X3 produces MSYPGYPPSDGYPAFPGYPPTGQESVYPPAGQYAYPAVPGGFPPSGGGTYPAAPPNAGFPGAAGYPAPGGYPASGGFPGAPQAGGMPPYPGGPGFAVPPTGPGFGGYPQQPPAQSYAGGGQAQIPGFPGGQVPSPMPGLPAAVVQCTQGTIQAAPNFDAGRDAEILRKAMKGFGTDEQAIINVVANRSNDQRQKIKAAFKTMYGKDLIKDLKSELSGNVEELILALFMPSTYYDAWSLRHAMKGAGTQESVLIEILCTRTNQEIREIVNCYKSEFGRDIEQDIRSDTSGHFERLLISMCQGNRDENQTVDYQKAQEDAQRLYQAGEGKLGTDESCFNMVLASRSFPQLKATVEAYSRIANRDLLSSIDREFSGNVERGLKTIVQCALNRPAFFAERLYYSMKGAGTDDSTLIRIVVTRSEVASEHLQVRSSPVHS; encoded by the exons aTGTCATACCCAGGTTATCCCCCTTCTGATGGCTACCCTGCTTTCCCAGGTTACCCT CCAACAGGACAGGAGTCTGTCTATCCACCAGCTGGTCAGTATGCCTATCCTGCTGTTCCTGGAGGATTCCCTCCATCAGGAGGAGGGACCTATCCTGCAGCACCACCAAATGCTGGGTttccaggggcagcagggtATCCCGCCCCAGGGGGCTACCCCGCTTCGGGGGGCTTCCCtggagctccccaggctggaggaATGCCACCTTACCCTGGAG GCCCTGGCTTTGCTGTGCCTCCCACTGGGCCTGGCTTTGGTGGCTAtccacagcagcctcctgccCAAAGCTATGCTGGAGGTGGACAAGCACAAATTCCAG GATTTCCTGGTGGACAAGTACCATCCCCAATGCCTGGTCTG CCTGCTGCAGTGGTTCAGTGTACCCAGGGTACAATTCAAGCTGCTCCAAACTTCGATGCTGGAAGGGATGCAGAAATCCTACGCAAAGCTATGAAGGGTTTTG GAACTGATGAGCAGGCCATCATAAATGTTGTTGCTAACCGCTCCAATGATCAAAGGCAAAAAATCAAGGCAGCTTTCAAGACTATGTATGGCAAG GATTTAATTAAAGATCTGAAGTCTGAGTTAAGTGGTAACGTGGAAGAATTGATTCTAGCCCTCTTCATGCCTAGTACCTACTATGATGCCTGGAGTTTACGTCATGCAATGAAG ggagcaggcacTCAGGAGAGTGTGCTGATTGAGATCCTTTGCACAAGGACAAACCAGGAGATTCGCGAAATAGTCAACTGCTATAAATCAGAATTTGGAAGGGACATTGAACAAGACATCAGATCAGACACTTCGGGACACTTTGAACGACTACTTATATCTATGTGCCAA GGTAATCGTGATGAGAATCAAACTGTGGATTATCAAAAAGCTCAAGAAGATGCTCAGCGTCTGTACCAAGCTGGTGAAGGAAAACTTGGGACTGATGAATCTTGCTTTAATATGGTTCTGGCAAGCAGAAGTTTTCCCCAGCTGAAAGCAACAGTTGAGGCATACTCCAGG ATTGCTAATCGTGATTTATTAAGCAGCATTGATCGAGAATTTTCTGGAAATGTGGAACGTGGTTTGAAGACTATTG TGCAATGTGCTTTAAATCGCCCAGCCTTTTTTGCAGAAAGACTTTATTATTCTATGAAAGGAGCTGGCACAGATGATTCTACCCTCATCAGAATTGTAGTCACTCGCAGTGAG GTAGCAAGTGAGCACCTCCAGGTGAGAAGTTCACCTGTTCACAGTTAG